The stretch of DNA CCATCACGATCTCGCGTTCGTCCTCGGTGTAGGCCGTCTCTTCGAGGGCGTCCGGCAGGTCGGGCCGCCGGACCGCAAGCGAGTGGTACCGGCCCACCTCGACGGGGTCGGGGACCCCCTCGAAGACCCCCTCGCCGTCGTGGGTGACCAGCGAGGACTTGCCGTGGACCACCTCGTCGGCGTGGCTCACGTCGCCGCCGCTTGCGGCACACAGCGCCTGGTGACCGAGACAGACCCCGAGCGTCGGGTACCGGAGGTCGGCGAACGTCGGCATCGAGACGCCCGCCTCGTCGGGGGTGCCCGGTCCCGGCGAGACGACGACCCCGTCGGGGTCGAGCTCGCGGATCGCGTCGAGGTCGACGGCGTCGTTGCGACGGACGACCACGTCGTCCTCGCTCCCGCCCAGCCGGAGGACCACCTCGCCGACGTACTGGACGAGGTTGTACGCGAACGAGTCGTAGTTGTCCACGACCAGTATCGTGGGCGCGAGGTCGTCGCTGGGCGGCGCACCGCCACCGGAGCGGGGACGGTCGCTCATCGAGACCCCTCCACGGAGAGGTCGGCCCGCCGGCCCAGCGCC from Haloarcula litorea encodes:
- a CDS encoding anthranilate synthase component II, yielding MSDRPRSGGGAPPSDDLAPTILVVDNYDSFAYNLVQYVGEVVLRLGGSEDDVVVRRNDAVDLDAIRELDPDGVVVSPGPGTPDEAGVSMPTFADLRYPTLGVCLGHQALCAASGGDVSHADEVVHGKSSLVTHDGEGVFEGVPDPVEVGRYHSLAVRRPDLPDALEETAYTEDEREIVMGVRHRDRPHVGVQFHPESILTDHGKTMIQNFCQLCSIT